A genomic window from Onychostoma macrolepis isolate SWU-2019 chromosome 22, ASM1243209v1, whole genome shotgun sequence includes:
- the LOC131530372 gene encoding mast cell protease 1A-like isoform X1, producing MIISAFLLVTLLPYLTLTASVQVGIVNGTEAKPHSRPYMVSIQRNKKHTCGGFLVSEQFVMTAAHCFNEGEKLTVVVGAHDYTRDSGRMGVKFYHIHPGYQPKTLLNDIMLLQLNRKVDKSKVVNWISIPKKDKEIKAKVKCSVAGWGKKNNSSTPSAKLMEVDVTIIDKKECLKYWRKDYSVSRMVCAGGRGGFCQGDSGGPLVCNNVAVGVVSFNEKDNCDSPKRPNVYTKISKFLKWINAILDGVKINKFIQVWNDMRKKQPANAVVCCVKGGLPFYIE from the exons ATGATCATCTCCGCATTTTTGCTAGTCACCCTACTACCATATCTGACCCTCACAG cATCTGTGCAAGTGGGTATAGTGAACGGCACAGAAGCCAAACCTCATTCAAGACCCTACATGGTTTCgattcaaagaaataaaaaacacacatgcGGTGGCTTCCTTGTGTCTGAACAGTTTGTCATGACAGCTGCGCACTGCTTCAAcga AGGAGAGAAGCTGACAGTTGTGGTTGGAGCTCATGATTACACCCGTGACTCTGGCCGCATGGGTGTAAAATTCTACCACATCCACCCAGGGTATCAGCCTAAAACACTGCTAAATGACATCATGCTACTTCAG CTAAATCGAAAAGTCGATAAGAGCAAGGTGGTCAACTGGATATCCATACCAAAGAAAGATAAGGAAATCAAGGCCAAGGTCAAATGCAGTGTTGCAGGATGGGGGAAGAAAAACAACAGTAGCACACCAAGTGCTAAGCTTATGGAGGTGGACGTCACTATCATTGACAAAAAAGAATGTCTGAAGTATTGGAGAAAAGATTACTCCGTCTCACGTATGGTGTGTGCAGGTGGTCGCGGAGGATTTTGCCAG GGGGATTCTGGAGGACCTTTGGTGTGCAATAATGTCGCAGTCGGTGTCGTTTCATTCAATGAGAAAGACAACTGTGACTCACCTAAACGACCGAATGTCTACACCAAGATTTCCAAATTTCTAAAATGGATAAATGCTATTCTTGACGGTGTGAA aataaataaattcatacaggtttggaatgacatgagg AAGAAACAGCCAGCAAATGCTGTGGTTTGCTGTGTAAAGGGAGGCTTGCCCTTTTACATTGAGTAA
- the LOC131530372 gene encoding granzyme B-like isoform X2: MTHFTAILFATAVTTLLITVVFGDDIINGKKASKDSLQYMVSVQTDKKHECGGFLIYPQYVLTAAHCASEEMTVVLGDHNISPQKNQKRFNVVRKFIPKTFKNAKMGNDIMLLKISSKVVLGGKVKTVKFPHQHYSVKKNTQCLVAGWGSTKQRKKVNDLLALNVSTVDIRDCKEAWKKYKENITQLPPNIICAGGYKQNGGVCSGDSGGPLVCNSMAVGIVSFTIKGCKYPDVPNIYTDISKYARWIKAMMKKKDT, encoded by the exons ATGACACACTTCACAGCGATTCTGTTCGCCACAGCTGTGACCACACTGCTCATCACAG TTGTGTTTGGAGATGACATAATCAATGGGAAAAAAGCTTCAAAAGATTCATTGCAATACATGGTCTCAGTGCAGACCGATAAAAAACATGAATGTGGAGGATTTCTGATATATCCTCAATACGTGCTCACAGCAGCACACTGCGCAAG tgAAGAGATGACTGTCGTTCTTGGCGACCATAATATTTCTCCACAGAAAAATCAAAAAAGATTCAATGTGGTTCGCAAATTTAtaccaaaaacatttaaaaatgctaagATGGGTAATGACATCATGCTTCTAAAG ATTTCCAGTAAAGTAGTTTTGGGAGGAAAGGTGAAGACGGTGAAATTCCCACATCaacattacagtgttaaaaaaaatacccaGTGCTTGGTTGCTGGATGGGGTTCCACTAAACAGCGTAAAAAAGTTAATGACCTTTTGGCCTTGAATGTATCAACTGTTGACATCCGCGACTGCAAGGAAGCATGGAagaaatacaaagaaaacatcaCACAACTTCCACCAAACATCATCTGTGCTGGAGGATATAAACAGAACGGAGGAGTTTGCTCG GGTGATTCTGGGGGGCCGTTGGTGTGCAATTCAATGGCAGTGGGCATTGTCTCCTTCACCATAAAGGGGTGTAAATATCCTGATGTTCCAAATATCTACActgatatttcaaaatatgcACGTTGGATCAAAGCAATGATGAAGAAAAAAGATACTTAA
- the LOC131530874 gene encoding mast cell protease 4-like, with protein sequence MSAAYSLLLSVALMSLLLTGTFGADIINGKKAEKNSMLYMASVQIDGTHTCGGFLIHQSYVLTAAHCDKSGNMTVILGTHNISPKGTNLKRYTVQNKHKHPSFKDAKTGNDIMLLKLSKKLKNGKGVKTIKIQREEKPLKPKTKCKVAGWGKTEQKNMVNDLLATDVLIINSTICQTMWKKVRQKLPNNVLCAGGFETKSGACQGDSGGPLVCSGTAVGIVSFNLAQNCDYPNVPNVYTEISKYKKWINDVIRGGA encoded by the exons ATGAGTGCAGCATACAGCCTGTTGCTCTCAGTAGCTTTGATGAGCTTGCTATTGACTG GCACATTTGGAGCTGATATCATCAATGGCAAAAAAGCCGAGAAAAACTCCATGCTGTACATGGCATCAGTGCAGATTGATGGAACGCACACATGTGGAGGATTCCTGATCCACCAAAGCTACGTGCTCACGGCCGCACATTGCGATAAAAG TGGCAACATGACTGTGATCCTGGGCACCCACAACATCAGTCCAAAAGGAACAAATCTGAAAAGATATACAGTGCAAAATAAACATAAGCACCCATCCTTCAAAGACGCCAAAACTGGGAATGATATCATGCTTCTGAAG CTGAGCAAGAAACTGAAAAATGGCAAAGGTGTGAAAACCATCAAAATCcagagagaagaaaaaccacTGAAACCAAAGACCAAGTGCAAGGTTGCAGGATGGGGTAAAACTGAACAGAAAAATATGGTGAACGATCTTCTGGCCACAGACGTGTTGATTATCAACTCCACCATCTGCCAGACAATGTGGAAAAAAGTGCGACAGAAACTCCCCAACAATGTCCTTTGTGCTGGGGGTTTCGAGACCAAAAGTGGTGCTTGCCAG GGTGATTCGGGTGGTCCGCTGGTGTGCAGTGGGACAGCAGTGGGGATTGTCTCTTTCAATCTGGCACAAAACTGTGACTACCCAAACGTTCCCAATGTTTACACTGAAATTTCTAAATACAAAAAGTGGATCAATGACGTGATCAGAGGAGGTGCCTGA